GAGGGACTACATGCTCACAGCACGAACGGAGCCCACCCGTCGGAAGGGGGGAAAAGCTGCCGGATCTCCCCTTCCCAGGAAAAGGGGAGAACCGCTATCGTCCGGCTACGATCATTCACTACCCTGAAGCAGCACCTTTCCTGCTCCTCCGATAGAGAGATAGTTCCATGGATCACAGAGGGCTCGAAGCCATCTAGAGCCAGTTCCTCCGCAAAATCCTTGACGAGGTGCTCCACCATTCTGCCCACATCCATGACTTTATCACGGTGACAACTTCTCATCGCCTCCAGCCTGGGAGCCAGAAAAGCCCCCACCAAGGACATCAGCTCCAGGCGATCGTCCCCTATCGACCTCGGATCCTCCACCGTCAGCTTCAGGGCTCCGTGCAACGTTCCACCAGACCTAAGAGGAACCCATACGGACCTATCGGAAAAAATCACCGATTCGTCCGGACGAATTCTATCCGATATCTCGGCCAAACCCTCGACACCACATACCAGATCGGCTTTTTCGACATCCAGAGCCAAAGGAAGGGTGGCACGCAGCGACTCCTTCAGTACATCGACCGAACGGATCTGTTGTATCTCTCCAGCCAGATCTCTCAGAAAATCTCTGGCTCGAATCTGTCTGTCCAGCAGGTCCCTCTGCATGGATACCTCTCCAAATAGGCGGCATCTACGGATAGCCACGGCACAGCTGGCGGCCAGGGTCTCAAGCCCGTCCATATCTCCGTACCTGCTTCCGGTTACGGAGGAGGAGACGGCGATAAAACCGACAAAGGTCTTCCAATATCTCAGGGGAAAAACCAGCTCCATCGCCCCCTGGTCGGAATATAGTTCGTCGTCGAAGTACAGATCGTGATCCCGAAGGATCCCGACCGCCTCGTCCACAGATAACACACCGTGGAGGGGCTCCAGTATCAAAGGCTCTTCACGATAAGCCAGAATGTGTCTGGCCATCTTTACCACACCGTCCGACCTGTCTCCCCATTTTATATACCCCGGAACGGATTTATCGTACACGACCACGAAACAACGGGAACTCTGGGTCATTTCTCCGAATATATCAAGGACCCTGGATAGGAGTTCATCCTCCCTGTCGTTTTCCATAAGGGAAAGTATGGCCCGGTGGAGTCCTCTCAGGGCGAACTCCCTTCGGGAGAGTTCCTTTACACGAGAGGCCCCCTCCTCTCTGAGGCGGCTCATTGCCATGGCCTTAACTGTAACCCCACCGATGAGTTCGAGGACATCGGAGACCTCGCCGGAACGAAGGCTACCCCATTTTATGAGATAGAAATAACGGTCTGATCCGGAGATAACCGGAAGCACCACGGAATAAAGTTCTCCAAGACGGTCGAGATTATCCGACCCCACGGCAAAGCGATGAAGCTCGTCCATCGGCACAGGAACGGGAGAAAGATACTCTTTAGAGAAAATGCCTCCTCTGTCCGATAACGTGCACTCGTCTCCAGCCAGATGGCTAAGGGATTTTCCATCATCCTGCAACAGGGAAATCCTCTCGGGGCAGAAACTCTCCCTCATTACATCCACCAGAAAAGTGGCGAGAAACTCAGGAGGGAATGGTTCGAAGATGGACGGCAGGGCGCTTTTGACCGCGTAAAGGAGATAGGACAGGGAGGCCATATTCTTCTCTATGCCTTCGATGGAACGATGTCTGTCCCATATACGCACCAAACCGTCGGCTCCCTCGAGAAGCCGGATAGTCTCTTCGTCCGGATCTTCCGGCAACATGACGGCTACTACCCAAGGGGAACCTCCTAGAAGCGCTATATGGCTCCAATCCTCCTCCAAGTCCGAATCCATGGCTCCATCGATCTCCAGAACCGTTACCCCCTGGTCGGACTTTTGGGCCAAAAGCCTTCGGATATGATCCATCCCTCCATGCAGTATGGCCCCACTGGAGGCGATGCCAACCCCGTCCACGAAGGAGAGATCGTCACCGTCGGGCTGAAGAATCGCCATACGTCCGACTCTCTCTCCAAGAAACTTCACTAAAAGCTCCAACACACCTCCCCCAAGGAGAAAGGTGGCCTGTTCGTAAAGAGAACAAAGTGTCATCGATTCAACTCCTCGAGACAACCCGAACCTCATTAGAGTCGGGGTCGTAATACATGGTCATCCACCTAGCGCCGTTCTCTACCCTGCACGGTACGTTCTTCAATCTCACGGAAACATCCCCCGTTGCGTTTCCTATCAGGCTGAAGGTGGCGTCGCCCTTTAGATTCATGAGAGTCTCTTTGAAAGCGTGAAGCTTGTTAGTTCGAAGAGACTGAGTTTCCTCCAAATCAATGAACTTCGATAGATGAGTCTTCGCCTTCCTATAGAGCCCCTTCTGAGATAAAGTCCTTATCATGCTAGACAGGGCTATCATCTCATCCTTTGCCTCTGCACTCTCGTCCTGGAGCTTTCTATATTGATCGAACAGGGTAACTCTGGACATACCGCTTATGGATATGGCCGTGTCGTCTTTTTTAAAGACCTTCACTGACCTGACGTTCACGTAGGCCGCGGCCTCTATCCTGGAGGCCATCACGACTCCGTTTCGACCCTCCACGAAAACTCCGCTCTTGGCAAAGATTTTGGACCGGAGAATGTATTCGTTGACCTTCAGCTGAGAACAGTGGACCTCTGCCTCCTGAACGAACTTAGCCCACACATTTCCATCTGCCTTTACCGCTCCGTAGCCCTTACCGGCTATGCCGTAAAGGACGGAGACCGAGCCTCCGCTTTTTACCGAAGCCCTTTCCACACACCCCTGTATCTCCACATCTCCCCCCGCTCTGAGGTTGTAACCGTCCTGAACGTCTCCCTTGACCAATACGGGACCATCGTAATCGACGTTCCCCGTATCCGGCCCAAGGTTACCGGATATGACGAGTAAGGGCTCTATCGACATTCTGTCGCCCTTCCATATCACCTGACCGTCCACCGACGCTA
The window above is part of the Dethiosulfovibrio russensis genome. Proteins encoded here:
- a CDS encoding DUF342 domain-containing protein, with amino-acid sequence MDECLVLERSEVFSLSRRGAILSMEVYSPPVAVLELLGTLNKYVDPKDVDLDRVREIAMSGGSGEIGRVKDLEDISGPSIRIMDGGARCLVSLPPGFDDLEMLESLLASKGVVHGIDLEEMKRLVSMSSEGDAVSDALIALGTPPSHGKDGWIEYMKERPSGAPRTDDSGQVDFYSLDLVVQAHKGDVLAVRHDPIPSEEGITVTGEPIPGKKVKGVRISFGKGIEMDGNSLVASVDGQVIWKGDRMSIEPLLVISGNLGPDTGNVDYDGPVLVKGDVQDGYNLRAGGDVEIQGCVERASVKSGGSVSVLYGIAGKGYGAVKADGNVWAKFVQEAEVHCSQLKVNEYILRSKIFAKSGVFVEGRNGVVMASRIEAAAYVNVRSVKVFKKDDTAISISGMSRVTLFDQYRKLQDESAEAKDEMIALSSMIRTLSQKGLYRKAKTHLSKFIDLEETQSLRTNKLHAFKETLMNLKGDATFSLIGNATGDVSVRLKNVPCRVENGARWMTMYYDPDSNEVRVVSRS